Proteins from one Mercurialis annua linkage group LG7, ddMerAnnu1.2, whole genome shotgun sequence genomic window:
- the LOC126656905 gene encoding zinc finger BED domain-containing protein RICESLEEPER 2-like, whose translation MLLLLLASASASTSSTASTSSGMTSTKIDSVPIDDETINLDDDDDDEVIELGGKKTSKRQRKLSSIVWNYFIKEEGKNNKRTAKCKACGKSYAADSKYGTGNMKRHIPVCPRKNSRDIGQSLISLSDGSLVNVKFDMDVFRELIAMAVIMHDLPFQFVEWEGMKKLLCYLKPDFHIISRNTCRADCIMIFNREKNQVKSMLESTLGKIFLTSDCWSSLTTDGYICLTEHFIGKDWQLQKRILNFCYMPPPHSVVALCDKIHNFICSRQIDMRIFSIILDNAAANDICADLLKNLLLAKGELLNKGNFFHMRCSAHILNLIVQDGLKEIDESILKIRENSKRGLRQDVPTRWNSTYLMIYSALFYQNAFVHLQLSDSNFKHCPSIDEWKKVEKICKFLRVFNDITCLFSRTKYPTANMYFPLVFSAHLTLNEGIASEDAYVKSIAEKMLIKFNKYWAEYSIILVIAVILDPRYKLSFVEWCYKKIYGDEGGASSTKFMQRMEDDANYAYGAKDVLKEFDSLEFDELTPQKNELELYLEEPRMDRRIKLDILAYWKGNQYRYPHVAAMAHDTLAIPVTTVASESAFSNSGRVLDQYRSALKPEVVEALVCSRDWLLENQDAKLLEVEELTKDIMELNLESEFKEDVICPPSSSSKN comes from the exons ATGTTACTGTTGCT CTTGGCCTCCGCCTCTGCCTCAACCTCTTCCACGGCCTCTACCTCTTCCGG GATGACTAGTACAAAAATTGATTCTGTCCCGATTGATGATGAAACTATCAAtttagatgatgatgatgatgatgaagttATAGAATTAGGAGGAAAGAAGACATCAAAGCGGCAAAGGAAATTATCATCGATTGTATGGAACTATTTTATTAAGGAGGAAGGCAAAAACAACAAGAGGACTGCAAAATGTAAAGCTTGTGGAAAATCATATGCAGCTGATAGTAAATATGGGACAGGTAATATGAAACGTCATATACCTGTTTGTCCTAGAAAAAATAGTAGGGATATTGGTCAAAGTTTGATTTCTTTAAGTGATGGATCTTTAGTGAATGTGAAATTTGATATGGATGTGTTTAGAGAGTTGATTGCCATGGCTGTGATTATGCATGATTTGCCATTTCAGTTTGTTGAATGGGAAGGgatgaaaaaattattatgcTATCTGAAACCTGATTTTCATATCATTTCAAGGAACACTTGTAGAGCTGATTGCATTATGATTTTTAACAGAGAGAAAAATCAGGTTAAATCTATGTTAGAGTCAACTTTGGGAAAGATTTTCCTAACTTCTGATTGTTGGTCTTCTTTGACTACTGATGGATATATTTGCTTGACTGAGCATTTTATTGGTAAGGATTGGCAATTACAaaagagaattttgaatttttgctaTATGCCTCCTCCTCACAGTGTAGTAGCTTTATGTGAcaaaattcataatttcataTGTTCTCGGCAAATTGATATGAgaatattttctattattttggATAATGCAGCTGCCAATGATATTTGTGCCGATTTATTGAAAAATCTTTTACTTGCTAAGGGTGAACTTTTGAATAAAGGAAATTTTTTTCACATGAGATGCTCGGCTCACATCTTGAACTTGATAGTTCAAGATGGTTTAAAAGAAATTGATGAATCTATTCTGAAAATTAGGGAAA ATTCAAAAAGAGGACTTAGACAAGATGTGCCTACAAGATGGAATTCAACTTATTTGATGATTTATAGTgctttattttatcaaaatgcTTTTGTTCATCTTCAATTGAGTGATTCTAATTTCAAGCATTGTCCATCAATTGATGAATGGAAAAAGGTAGAAAAGATTTGCAAGTTTCTACGAGTGTTTAATGATATCACTTGTCTCTTTTCAAGAACAAAGTATCCTACGGCAAATATGTATTTTCCTTTGGTATTTTCAGCCCATTTGACATTGAATGAGGGTATTGCTAGTGAAGATGCATATGTTAAATCAATAGCGGAAAAAATgcttattaaatttaataagtatTGGGCTGAATATAGTATAATTTTAGTTATTGCCGTGATTTTAGATCCTAGGTACAAGTTAAGTTTTGTTGAATGGTGCTACAAGAAGATCTATGGTGATGAGGG TGGAGCGTCTAGTACCAAATTCATGCAAAGAATGGAGGATGATGCAAATTATGCATATGGCGCTAAAGATGTATTGAAG GAATTTGATTCTTTGGAGTTTGATGAGCTTACTCCGCAAAAGAATGAATTGGAGCTTTATCTTGAGGAGCCAAGGATGGATCGAAGAATTAAATTAGATATATTGGCATATTGGAAAGGAAATCAATATCGATATCCTCATGTTGCAGCCATGGCTCATGATACTTTAGCTATTCCGGTTACTACGGTGGCTTCTGAAAGTGCATTTAGTAATAGCGGAAGGGTCCTCGATCAATATCGAAGTGCATTAAAGCCTGAAGTTGTTGAAGCTTTGGTGTGTAGTAGAGATTGGCTACTTGAAAATCAAG ATGCAAAGTTGTTGGAAGTAGAAGAACTCACAAAAGATATTATGGAGCTTAATTTGGAGTCCGAGTTTAAAGAAGATGTTATATGTCCTCCTTCGTCAAGCTCAAAGAATTAA